From a region of the Pseudomonas fulva 12-X genome:
- the atzF gene encoding allophanate hydrolase, which produces MSHASFAFTLADWQQAYRDAAQPAELLHGLLAALDTADNAWISLATVAQLDAQLSQLQALLDQAEGQQSKLPLYGVPFAIKDNIDAAGWATTAACPEFAYQAEADATVVGRLRAAGAILIGKTNLDQFATGLVGTRSPHGAVVNSFNADYVSGGSSSGSASVVARGLVPFSLGTDTAGSGRVPAGFNNIVGLKPTKGWLPNTGLVPACRTVDCISIFALTVGDAETVAGVAGGYDAADAYSRQNPNSAPVGMQAAPTFAVPDSLEFFGDTQTQAVFEQALEQLKSLGVTLKTLDFSPFRQLAEQLYYGPWVAERTVAVEGVDPAHIDPVVRGIVENGHQYSACDAYKAEYLRAELSRIINDALAGFDALVVPTSPTIRSLAEMQQEPVLFNSQFGTYTNFTNLADLSALALPAGLRGDGLPAGITLLAPAWHDRALAAFGKRWQASLELPLGATGRALPPQTVATAVPAGSVRVAVVGAHLTGMPLNFQLTTRDAVLVEQTLTSPHYRLYALAGTVPPKPGLARSTDGSSIIVELWDIPLARFGEFVAEIPAPLGIGNLTLADGRSVKGFICEPWALGDARDITSFGGWRAFIASQQAAKN; this is translated from the coding sequence ATGTCCCACGCCTCCTTCGCCTTCACCCTCGCCGACTGGCAACAGGCTTACCGTGACGCCGCCCAACCCGCCGAGTTGCTGCACGGTCTGCTGGCGGCTCTCGATACGGCCGACAACGCCTGGATCAGCCTTGCCACCGTAGCGCAGCTCGATGCCCAGCTGAGCCAACTGCAGGCGCTGCTCGACCAGGCCGAAGGCCAGCAGAGCAAGCTGCCGCTGTACGGCGTGCCCTTCGCCATCAAGGACAACATCGACGCTGCCGGCTGGGCCACTACGGCCGCCTGCCCGGAGTTCGCCTACCAGGCTGAAGCCGACGCCACAGTGGTTGGCCGCCTGCGCGCTGCCGGCGCCATCCTCATCGGCAAGACCAACCTCGACCAGTTCGCCACCGGCCTGGTCGGCACCCGCTCGCCCCATGGCGCCGTGGTCAACAGCTTCAATGCCGATTACGTCAGCGGAGGCTCCAGTTCCGGTTCGGCCAGCGTGGTCGCACGCGGCCTGGTGCCGTTCTCTCTGGGCACCGATACCGCTGGCTCGGGCCGTGTGCCGGCGGGCTTCAACAATATCGTCGGGCTCAAGCCGACCAAGGGCTGGCTGCCCAACACCGGCCTGGTGCCGGCGTGCCGCACCGTGGACTGCATCTCGATCTTCGCCCTCACGGTGGGCGATGCCGAAACCGTGGCGGGCGTCGCGGGTGGCTACGACGCTGCCGACGCCTACTCACGGCAAAACCCCAACAGCGCACCGGTCGGTATGCAGGCCGCACCGACCTTCGCCGTACCGGACAGCCTGGAATTCTTTGGCGATACCCAGACCCAGGCGGTTTTCGAGCAGGCGCTGGAGCAGCTGAAAAGCCTTGGCGTGACGCTCAAGACCCTCGACTTCAGCCCGTTCCGCCAGTTGGCCGAGCAGCTCTATTACGGCCCCTGGGTCGCCGAGCGCACGGTTGCCGTGGAGGGCGTCGACCCGGCGCATATCGACCCGGTGGTGCGCGGCATCGTCGAGAACGGCCACCAGTACAGCGCCTGCGACGCCTACAAGGCCGAGTACCTGCGCGCCGAGCTAAGCCGCATCATCAACGACGCGCTGGCCGGCTTCGATGCGCTGGTGGTGCCGACTTCGCCGACCATTCGCAGCCTCGCCGAAATGCAGCAGGAGCCGGTGCTGTTCAACAGCCAGTTCGGCACCTACACCAACTTCACCAACCTCGCCGACCTGTCCGCTCTGGCGCTGCCGGCCGGCCTGCGCGGCGACGGCCTGCCCGCCGGCATCACCCTGCTCGCCCCGGCCTGGCATGACCGCGCCCTGGCGGCCTTCGGCAAACGCTGGCAGGCCAGCCTGGAGCTGCCGCTCGGCGCCACCGGCCGTGCTCTGCCGCCGCAAACCGTTGCCACCGCTGTGCCAGCCGGCAGCGTAAGGGTCGCGGTGGTGGGCGCACACCTCACCGGCATGCCGCTGAACTTCCAGCTGACCACCCGTGACGCAGTGCTGGTCGAGCAGACTCTGACCTCACCGCACTACCGCCTCTACGCCCTGGCCGGCACCGTGCCGCCAAAACCGGGCCTGGCGCGCAGCACCGATGGCAGCTCGATCATCGTAGAGCTGTGGGACATCCCCCTGGCGCGCTTTGGCGAGTTCGTCGCCGAGATTCCCGCGCCGCTGGGCATCGGCAACCTGACCCTGGCCGACGGGCGCAGCGTGAAGGGCTTCATCTGCGAGCCCTGGGCGCTCGGTGATGCCCGCGACATCACCAGCTTCGGCGGTTGGCGCGCCTTTATCGCCAGTCAGCAAGCCGCCAAGAACTGA
- the uca gene encoding urea carboxylase, which translates to MFHTVLIANRGEIAVRAIRTLKRLGVKSVAVYADADRNAQHVRDADVAVALGGDKAADSYLRIDKILAAAKETGAQAIYPGYGFLSESAEFAEACENAGIAFVGPTPEQIREFGLKHRARELAAEAQVPMAPGTALLHSLDEALGAAETIGYPIMLKTTAGGGGIGLTRCADAVALASAYDSVKRMGEQFFSDAGVFIERFVDQARHVEVQIFGDGKGRVAALGERDCSLQRRNQKVVEETPAPNLPQATRERLHAAAIQLGESVSYRSAGTVEFIYDAARDDFYFLEVNTRLQVEHPVTEMVTGLDLIECMLRVAAGDELDWAALSRAPQGAAIEVRIYAEDPLKNFQPSPGVLTDVHFPDDVRVDGWVSTGSEVSAFYDPMIAKLIVHAPSRDEAIAKLQKALGETRLHGIASNLDYLRQVVAEPRFHSAQIWTRLLDTFSYAAQVVEVLEPGTYSSVQDFPGRLGYWDIGVPPSGPMDDYAFRLANRIVGNHESAAGLEFTLQGPSLRFHSDALIALAGADCPAELDGEAVPYWAPIAIKAGQVLKLGRAQSGCRTYLAVRGGFDVPVYLGSRSTFALGQFGGHAGRTLRAADMLAISQPGLPACTTPAPVSEPQALADSLIPAYGTTWNIGVLYGPHGAPDFFTPEAIEQFFAADWQVHYNSNRLGVRLSGPKPSWTRADGGEAGLHPSNVHDCEYAIGAINFTGDFPVILTKDGPSLGGFVCPVTIAKAELWKVGQVKPGDTLRFHPISFEQAQALEQAQLASLRSLSAVSAAQLPAPSLQPGDTVSATVLAELPADGNRPRAVYRQAGDAYILLEYGDNVLDLALRLRVHLLMEALKAQPLAGLEELAPGVRSLQLRYDSRVLHQQALLDHLLRLEAGLGDVADLKVPTRIVHLPMAFEDSATLAAVTRYSETVRSQAPWLPNNVDFIQRANGLATREEVRDILFDASYLILGLGDVYLDAPCAVPLDPRHRLLSSKYNPARTYTAEGTVGIGGMYMCIYGMDSPGGYQLVGRTLPIWNKFVKNAQFEGGQPWLLHFFDQVRFYPVSEAELDDFREAFREGRAQIRIEQSTFDFAEYQGFLADNAASIKAFQRQQKQAFDAEVLLWRDDDADSHTAPAASQEEDDAVDGHLVSADMCGSVWKVLVEPGQYVEAGATLLVVEAMKMELAVTAPLAGTVKAVRCQPGKAVTPGDALLVLEPVEAA; encoded by the coding sequence ATGTTCCATACCGTACTGATCGCCAACCGCGGGGAGATCGCCGTCCGCGCCATCCGCACCCTCAAGCGCCTGGGCGTGAAGAGCGTGGCGGTGTATGCCGATGCCGACCGCAACGCCCAGCATGTGCGTGATGCCGACGTGGCCGTGGCTCTGGGCGGCGACAAGGCTGCCGACAGCTACCTGCGCATCGACAAGATTCTCGCCGCTGCGAAGGAAACCGGTGCCCAGGCGATCTATCCCGGTTATGGCTTCCTGTCGGAAAGCGCCGAGTTCGCCGAGGCCTGCGAGAACGCCGGCATCGCCTTCGTCGGCCCGACGCCCGAGCAGATCCGTGAGTTCGGCCTCAAGCACCGCGCCCGTGAGCTGGCCGCCGAGGCCCAGGTGCCGATGGCGCCCGGCACCGCGCTGCTGCACAGCCTCGACGAAGCCCTGGGCGCGGCAGAAACCATCGGCTACCCGATCATGCTCAAGACCACCGCTGGCGGCGGCGGCATCGGCCTGACCCGCTGCGCCGATGCCGTGGCCCTGGCCAGCGCCTACGACAGCGTCAAGCGCATGGGCGAGCAGTTCTTCAGTGATGCCGGCGTTTTCATCGAGCGTTTCGTCGACCAGGCGCGACACGTCGAAGTGCAGATCTTCGGCGACGGCAAAGGCCGTGTGGCCGCACTCGGCGAACGCGACTGTTCGCTGCAGCGGCGCAACCAGAAGGTGGTCGAGGAAACCCCGGCGCCGAACCTGCCACAAGCTACCCGTGAGCGCCTGCACGCGGCGGCCATCCAGCTCGGCGAGTCGGTGAGCTACCGCAGCGCCGGCACCGTGGAGTTCATCTACGACGCCGCCCGCGACGATTTCTACTTTCTCGAAGTGAACACTCGCCTGCAGGTCGAGCATCCGGTCACCGAGATGGTCACCGGCCTCGATCTGATCGAATGCATGCTGCGCGTGGCCGCCGGCGACGAGCTGGATTGGGCCGCCCTGAGCCGCGCCCCGCAAGGCGCCGCCATCGAAGTGCGCATCTATGCCGAAGACCCGCTGAAGAACTTCCAGCCCAGCCCGGGCGTGCTCACCGACGTGCATTTCCCGGATGACGTGCGTGTCGATGGCTGGGTGAGTACCGGCAGCGAAGTGTCGGCGTTCTATGACCCGATGATCGCCAAGCTGATCGTCCACGCGCCAAGCCGCGATGAGGCCATCGCCAAGTTGCAGAAAGCCCTGGGCGAAACCCGCCTGCACGGCATCGCCAGCAACCTCGACTACCTGCGCCAGGTGGTGGCCGAGCCGCGCTTCCACAGTGCGCAGATCTGGACGCGCCTGCTCGACACCTTCAGCTACGCGGCCCAGGTGGTCGAAGTACTGGAACCCGGCACCTACAGCAGCGTGCAGGATTTTCCCGGCCGCCTCGGTTACTGGGACATCGGCGTGCCGCCGTCCGGGCCGATGGACGATTACGCCTTCCGCCTGGCCAACCGCATCGTCGGCAATCATGAGAGTGCTGCTGGCCTGGAATTCACCCTGCAGGGCCCGAGCCTGCGCTTTCACAGCGACGCGCTGATCGCCCTCGCCGGTGCCGACTGCCCGGCCGAGCTGGATGGCGAAGCCGTGCCCTATTGGGCGCCGATCGCCATCAAGGCCGGCCAGGTGCTCAAGCTCGGCCGCGCACAGAGCGGCTGCCGCACTTACCTGGCGGTGCGCGGCGGCTTCGACGTGCCGGTGTACCTGGGCAGCCGTTCGACCTTCGCCCTCGGCCAGTTCGGCGGCCATGCCGGGCGCACCCTGCGCGCCGCCGACATGCTGGCCATCTCCCAACCGGGGCTGCCGGCCTGCACCACGCCAGCGCCGGTCAGCGAACCCCAGGCGCTGGCCGACAGCCTGATTCCCGCCTACGGCACCACCTGGAACATCGGCGTGCTCTACGGGCCCCACGGCGCGCCGGACTTCTTCACGCCGGAGGCCATCGAACAGTTCTTCGCCGCCGACTGGCAGGTGCACTACAACTCCAATCGCCTGGGCGTGCGCCTGTCCGGCCCGAAGCCGAGCTGGACCCGCGCCGACGGCGGCGAGGCCGGCCTGCATCCGTCCAACGTGCATGATTGCGAGTACGCCATCGGCGCCATCAACTTCACTGGCGACTTCCCGGTGATCCTTACCAAGGACGGCCCCAGCCTCGGCGGTTTCGTCTGCCCGGTGACCATCGCCAAGGCCGAGCTGTGGAAGGTCGGCCAGGTCAAGCCGGGCGATACCCTGCGTTTTCACCCGATCAGCTTCGAGCAGGCCCAGGCGCTGGAGCAGGCGCAACTGGCCAGCCTGCGGAGCCTGAGCGCGGTCAGCGCCGCGCAACTGCCGGCGCCGAGCCTGCAGCCGGGCGACACGGTTTCCGCGACCGTACTGGCCGAGCTGCCGGCCGATGGCAACCGCCCGCGCGCCGTCTACCGCCAGGCGGGCGATGCCTACATCCTGCTCGAATACGGCGACAACGTGCTCGACCTGGCGCTGCGCCTGCGCGTGCACCTGTTGATGGAAGCGCTCAAGGCACAGCCCCTCGCCGGCCTGGAAGAACTGGCGCCCGGCGTGCGCTCCCTGCAACTGCGTTATGACAGCCGCGTGCTGCACCAGCAGGCGCTGCTCGACCACCTGCTGCGCCTGGAAGCGGGCCTCGGCGATGTGGCGGATCTCAAGGTGCCGACCCGTATCGTCCACCTGCCGATGGCCTTCGAGGACAGCGCCACCCTGGCCGCCGTTACCCGCTACAGCGAGACGGTGCGCAGCCAGGCGCCGTGGCTGCCGAACAACGTCGACTTCATCCAGCGCGCCAATGGCCTGGCCACCCGCGAAGAAGTACGCGACATCCTGTTCGACGCCAGCTACCTGATTCTCGGCCTCGGCGACGTCTACCTCGACGCCCCCTGCGCCGTGCCGCTCGACCCGCGCCACCGGCTGCTCAGTTCCAAGTACAACCCGGCGCGTACCTACACCGCCGAAGGCACCGTGGGCATCGGCGGCATGTACATGTGCATCTACGGCATGGACTCGCCCGGCGGTTACCAACTGGTCGGCCGCACCCTGCCGATCTGGAACAAGTTCGTGAAGAACGCCCAGTTCGAGGGCGGCCAGCCGTGGCTGCTGCACTTCTTCGACCAGGTGCGTTTCTACCCGGTCAGCGAGGCCGAGCTGGACGACTTCCGCGAGGCGTTCCGTGAAGGTCGTGCGCAGATAAGGATCGAGCAGAGCACCTTCGATTTCGCGGAGTACCAGGGCTTCCTGGCCGACAACGCGGCGAGCATAAAGGCCTTCCAACGCCAGCAGAAACAGGCCTTCGACGCCGAAGTGCTGCTGTGGCGTGACGACGATGCGGACAGCCACACCGCGCCAGCTGCCAGCCAGGAGGAGGACGACGCCGTCGACGGCCACCTGGTCAGCGCCGACATGTGCGGCAGCGTCTGGAAGGTGCTGGTCGAGCCTGGCCAGTACGTCGAGGCCGGCGCCACGCTGCTGGTGGTCGAGGCGATGAAGATGGAGCTGGCGGTCACCGCGCCCCTGGCCGGCACGGTCAAGGCCGTGCGCTGCCAGCCGGGCAAGGCGGTCACCCCGGGTGACGCCCTGCTGGTGCTCGAACCGGTCGAGGCCGCCTGA
- a CDS encoding GntR family transcriptional regulator, producing MQLVDPIRRGKERPENLAERIYGQLKDDIFEFRLLPGDRFSEGEVAERMAASRTPVRQALYRLEREGYLEVYFRSGWQVKPFDFAHFEELYDVRIVLEQAAVKRLCDREAQETPALLSELKRIWMVAPEQRLEDGREVSRLDERFHCQLVEATGNREMARLHGEVSEKIRIIRRLDFTQTPRVQATYDEHARILGAILSRRCEEAQLMLKAHIEVSKAEVRKITLHMLHSARERAVQAQG from the coding sequence ATGCAACTGGTCGACCCGATCAGACGCGGCAAGGAGCGCCCGGAGAATCTCGCCGAGCGTATCTACGGGCAGCTCAAGGACGACATCTTCGAGTTTCGCCTGCTGCCCGGTGACCGCTTCAGCGAAGGCGAAGTGGCCGAGCGCATGGCGGCCAGCCGCACGCCGGTGCGCCAGGCCCTGTACCGGCTGGAGCGCGAGGGTTACCTGGAGGTGTATTTCCGCAGCGGCTGGCAGGTCAAGCCGTTCGACTTCGCCCACTTCGAGGAGCTTTACGACGTACGCATCGTTCTCGAGCAGGCGGCGGTCAAGCGCCTGTGCGACCGCGAGGCGCAGGAGACCCCAGCCCTGCTGAGCGAGCTGAAACGCATCTGGATGGTGGCGCCCGAACAGCGTCTGGAAGATGGCCGCGAGGTATCGCGGCTCGACGAGCGTTTCCACTGCCAACTGGTGGAAGCCACCGGCAACCGCGAGATGGCCCGCCTGCACGGCGAGGTCAGCGAAAAGATCCGCATCATCCGGCGCCTGGATTTCACCCAGACGCCGCGGGTGCAGGCCACCTACGACGAACACGCTCGGATTCTCGGCGCGATCCTGTCGCGCCGCTGCGAAGAGGCACAGCTGATGCTCAAGGCCCACATAGAGGTCAGCAAGGCGGAAGTGCGCAAGATCACCCTGCACATGCTGCACAGCGCTCGCGAGCGCGCCGTGCAGGCGCAGGGTTGA